The Deltaproteobacteria bacterium genomic interval CATATCACCGCGTCATAGCGGCCGCTGTTGGCCATACGCCTGGCAACAAGAGGAATTTCAAATGCCCCGGGCACCCACGCCACTTCAATATCATCTTCCATACCTCCATGTCTGACAAGTGCATCTAATGCACCTCCAAGGAGCTTACTGGAAATGAATTCGTTAAATCGCGCAACCACGATACCTAAACGCAATCCATGGGCCTGCAGATGACCTTCAAATGTCTTAGGCATGATATTTCCCTCTCATTTTCCCAATTACCAAACCAATCACTAAATATGTAAAAGATGTCCCATCTTTTCCCTCTTGCATCTCAGATAACTCACATTCTCCTCATGGGGCGGGATTTCGATAGGGACCCTCTCCACTACCTCCATTCCATATCCCTCGAGCCCCACAATCTTTTTGGGGTTATTTGTCATGAGTCTCATCTTCCTCACCCCGAGATCCCGCAAGATCTGGGCACCGACACCATAGTCCCTGAGATCCGGCTTGAAGCCCAGTTCACGGTTGGCCTCCACGGTATCTCTGCCCTGATCCTGTAAACAGTAAGCCCGCAGCTTATTGAGAAGACCGATACCCCGGCCCTCCTGTCTCATGTAGACAAGGATACCCCGGCCCTCTTTGGCCATCTGGTGCATGGCCCTTTGCAACTGCAGGCCGCAATCGCACCTGAGAGAACCAAACACGTCTCCTGTGAGACATTCAGAGTGTACCCGTACAAGAATTTCCTCATCCGGCCGGATTTCCGGATCACCAAGCACCAGGGCCAGGTGCTCGTTGGGGTCAATGATGCTGCTATAGGCGATGAATTTCCACTCTCCGCCAAACCTGGAGGGCAGCCTGGTCTCAACTTCACGGCGCACAAAACTTTCGGTACGGAGACGATAGGCTATGAGGTCCGCGATTGTGACGATCTTGAGGCCGTGTTTCTCGGAAAAGACTTCGAGGTCGGGCATCCTGGCCATTGTCCCGTCGTCCTTCATGATCTCGCATATGACCGCTGAGGGCTTCAGGCCTGCCAGCCTTGCAAGATCCACTGAACCCTCGGTCTGGCCTGCCCTCACCAGGACCCCTCCTTCCCTTGCCTTTAATGGAAAGACATGGCCCGGCATGGCAATATCCTCCGGCCCGGATCCGTCTGCTATGGCAGTCAGGATGGTAGTCGCCCTGTCATGGGCAGAGATACCGGTTGTGACTCCATGTTTAGCCTCTATGGATACTGTAAAGGCCGTGCCGTATCTCGATGTATTCCGGGAAGTCATCATCGGGAGCTTCAGCCTGTTTACCTGCTCTTCCTCAAGGGCCAGACAGATCAGGCCGCGACCATACCTGGCCATAAAGTTGATAGCCTCAGGGGTCACCTTTTCTGCAGCCATAGTCAGGTCAC includes:
- a CDS encoding bifunctional 3,4-dihydroxy-2-butanone-4-phosphate synthase/GTP cyclohydrolase II yields the protein MSLSTIEEAIEDIRAGKMFILVDDEDRENEGDLTMAAEKVTPEAINFMARYGRGLICLALEEEQVNRLKLPMMTSRNTSRYGTAFTVSIEAKHGVTTGISAHDRATTILTAIADGSGPEDIAMPGHVFPLKAREGGVLVRAGQTEGSVDLARLAGLKPSAVICEIMKDDGTMARMPDLEVFSEKHGLKIVTIADLIAYRLRTESFVRREVETRLPSRFGGEWKFIAYSSIIDPNEHLALVLGDPEIRPDEEILVRVHSECLTGDVFGSLRCDCGLQLQRAMHQMAKEGRGILVYMRQEGRGIGLLNKLRAYCLQDQGRDTVEANRELGFKPDLRDYGVGAQILRDLGVRKMRLMTNNPKKIVGLEGYGMEVVERVPIEIPPHEENVSYLRCKREKMGHLLHI